In the genome of Neorhizobium sp. NCHU2750, one region contains:
- the virD4 gene encoding type IV secretion system ATPase VirD4 (The ATPase VirD4 is a core component of the VirB/VirD4 form of type IV secretion systems (T4SS), also known as type IVa secretion systems.): MNSSKTTPQRLAVSIVCSLAAGFCAASLYVTFRHGFNGEAMMTFSVFAFWYETPLYMGHATPVFYCGLAIVVSTSIVVLLSQLIISFRNHEHHGTARWAGFGEMRHAGYLQRYNRIKGPIFGKTCGPRWFGSYLTNGEQPHSLVVAPTRAGKGVGVVIPTLLTFKGSVIALDVKGELFELTSRARKAGGDAVFKFSPLDPERRTHCYNPVLDIAALPLERQFTETRRLAANLITAKGKGAEGFIDGARDLFVAGILTCIERGTPTIGAVYDLFAQPGEKYKLFAHLAEESRNKEAQRIFDNMAGNDTKILTSYTSVLGDGGLNLWADPLVKAATSRSDFSVYDLRRKRTCVYLCVSPNDLEVVAPLMRLLFQQVVSILQRSLPGKDERHEVLFLLDEFKHLGKLEAIETAITTIAGYKGRFMFIIQSLSALTGTYDDAGKQNFLSNTGVQVFMATADDETPTYISKAIGDYTFKARSTSYSQARMFDHNIQISDQGAPLLRPEQVRLLDDNNEIVLIKGHPPLKLRKVRYYSDRMLRRLFECQIGALPEPASLMLSEGVHRDGQDLSQHAAVTEAQGLGDIDSIPNNMEAATPQNSEMDDEQDSLPTGIDVPQGLIESDEVKEDAGGVVPDFGVSAEMAPAMIAQQQLLEQIIALQQRYGPASSHSVK, translated from the coding sequence ATGAATTCGAGCAAGACTACGCCCCAGCGTTTAGCTGTCAGCATCGTATGTTCGCTGGCAGCCGGTTTTTGCGCGGCAAGTCTCTATGTAACATTTCGCCATGGTTTCAATGGCGAAGCGATGATGACGTTTAGCGTCTTCGCCTTTTGGTACGAGACCCCGCTCTATATGGGTCATGCGACCCCCGTCTTCTATTGCGGTTTAGCCATTGTCGTCTCGACGTCTATTGTTGTGCTGTTAAGCCAACTTATCATATCGTTTCGCAATCACGAGCATCATGGCACGGCTCGTTGGGCGGGATTTGGCGAAATGCGGCACGCCGGTTACCTGCAGCGCTATAATCGTATCAAGGGGCCGATCTTTGGAAAGACGTGTGGCCCTCGTTGGTTCGGCAGTTATCTGACCAATGGCGAACAGCCTCACAGTCTTGTTGTCGCGCCAACGCGCGCCGGCAAAGGCGTTGGCGTCGTTATTCCGACGCTCCTAACCTTCAAGGGTTCGGTGATAGCCCTCGACGTCAAAGGCGAGCTTTTTGAGCTGACTTCCAGAGCACGCAAAGCGGGCGGCGACGCCGTTTTCAAGTTCTCACCTCTGGATCCAGAGCGACGGACTCATTGTTACAATCCCGTCCTCGATATTGCAGCTTTACCGCTCGAGCGGCAGTTTACCGAGACGCGCCGCCTCGCCGCAAACCTCATCACGGCCAAAGGCAAGGGAGCGGAAGGCTTTATCGACGGCGCGCGGGACCTTTTCGTTGCGGGCATCCTTACCTGTATTGAGCGCGGTACGCCAACAATTGGTGCGGTCTACGACTTATTTGCTCAACCTGGAGAGAAGTACAAACTTTTTGCGCACCTCGCGGAAGAAAGCCGAAATAAAGAGGCTCAGCGTATTTTCGACAATATGGCGGGTAACGACACGAAAATTTTGACTTCTTATACATCAGTGCTCGGCGACGGCGGACTTAACCTGTGGGCTGATCCATTGGTTAAAGCAGCGACAAGTCGATCAGATTTTTCCGTCTATGATCTGCGTCGGAAGAGGACCTGCGTCTATCTTTGCGTCAGTCCCAACGACCTCGAGGTCGTGGCGCCATTGATGCGCCTCCTTTTTCAGCAGGTCGTGTCAATTCTGCAGCGATCACTGCCAGGTAAAGATGAGCGGCATGAAGTTTTGTTTCTCCTTGACGAATTTAAACACCTGGGGAAGCTTGAGGCAATCGAGACCGCGATTACAACCATCGCCGGTTACAAAGGCCGCTTCATGTTTATTATTCAGAGTCTCTCGGCCTTGACGGGCACCTACGATGACGCGGGCAAACAAAACTTTCTCAGTAACACTGGCGTGCAAGTATTTATGGCCACGGCCGACGACGAAACACCGACCTATATCTCAAAAGCTATCGGCGACTATACGTTCAAGGCGCGTTCGACCTCATACAGTCAAGCCCGAATGTTCGATCATAACATCCAGATTTCCGATCAGGGGGCACCGCTTTTGCGCCCCGAACAAGTGCGCTTGCTTGACGATAACAATGAAATCGTCCTTATTAAAGGGCATCCGCCTCTCAAACTACGAAAGGTGCGATATTATTCCGATCGTATGCTGAGGCGCCTTTTCGAATGCCAAATTGGCGCCCTCCCTGAGCCCGCATCTTTGATGCTTTCGGAAGGTGTCCATCGGGATGGGCAAGACCTCAGTCAACATGCCGCCGTCACGGAGGCGCAGGGCTTAGGTGACATCGATTCGATACCTAATAATATGGAAGCCGCTACACCGCAAAACAGTGAAATGGATGACGAGCAGGACAGCCTCCCAACTGGAATTGACGTCCCCCAGGGCCTTATTGAAAGCGATGAGGTGAAAGAAGACGCCGGTGGCGTGGTGCCAGATTTCGGTGTTTCAGCTGAAATGGCTCCAGCTATGATTGCACAACAGCAGCTGCTGGAGCAGATCATTGCGCTTCAGCAACGATATGGACCCGCGTCCTCGCACTCGGTGAAATGA
- a CDS encoding virA/G regulated protein, producing the protein MRPSGNPNVDLSGSTASLAEVPAGATPVLNLIEPRNRPADDSLEGQTDRGEHPSASFDYDGMKLGAAEREAYENWCPSNRPTWKDLVLRARLDAIDSSAWLPDLGEESPLIFRYEGIPLGEGERQAYKEWQEDAQPTWEDLVVNARMAEPDPCADIADEHNSLKEGEEFRSEASKRKRKKPIDQDENSSTSFYHDGMRLGEPEREAYDNWGNAEPPTWKDLVLKARLDAIDSSAWLFASEGSSSTFEYEGIPLGEGERQAYKEWQEDAQPTWEDLVVNARMAELDHSSWITDEHNSLEENLEFGPDARQASLKDSTDQRKSSSASFIYDGMKLGEPEHAAYENWSKPERPSWEALILDARQASIASSSVSNSLLAKTSSPVFLYEGMSLGDAERQAYGRWRQPAQPRWQNLVVNARLADLDPLAWIPDEHDPFAEAEALSPTSQSSGANKSNRALGNQSDSGRPAFAYLAAQEASHLQSPACSQLETRRALNFGSPGPDANPTESIAKCNRLDGVSKIKRLGTKGRRAVNATIHGGKFGAQGLLSEDCGQAAEPSPSEQTTRPRTDNIGTYASRKNERARLATETGKYESEHIFGFKVVHDTLRATKEGRRLERPMPAYLEYKELHRQHVGTGRGRTGLVGRGWPDDASYRADQRATLSDPVASAEGATASNGYQLNQLGYAHQLATHGLQSETPDGVTMPIQVATISYNYTVSRDPVLSPPSKEQAPPLLHLGPRGQTEAVLARETALTGKWPTLERECQVYQRFLALYDVKKDLDAKQLGVRQKKQALVAALNRTAGLIGASPLEAQSSTAEVEYTTDEPDERRVYDPRDRGRDKAFNR; encoded by the coding sequence ATGAGACCGTCAGGAAACCCAAACGTCGATCTTAGCGGTTCGACTGCATCGCTTGCCGAAGTTCCCGCCGGAGCTACCCCTGTCCTTAATCTAATCGAGCCCAGGAACCGTCCGGCTGACGACTCGCTTGAGGGCCAAACCGATCGCGGCGAGCATCCATCTGCATCATTTGACTATGATGGCATGAAGCTTGGCGCCGCGGAGCGTGAAGCATACGAGAACTGGTGTCCATCGAACCGGCCTACATGGAAAGATCTGGTACTCAGGGCGCGCCTTGATGCAATCGACAGTTCCGCTTGGCTCCCCGATTTGGGCGAGGAGTCGCCTTTGATCTTCAGATATGAAGGGATTCCGCTGGGTGAGGGGGAACGGCAAGCCTACAAAGAATGGCAAGAGGACGCTCAGCCCACATGGGAAGACCTCGTTGTCAACGCACGAATGGCGGAACCTGATCCTTGTGCTGACATCGCAGACGAGCACAACTCCCTCAAAGAAGGCGAGGAGTTTCGGTCTGAAGCGTCGAAACGCAAGCGGAAAAAACCGATCGACCAGGACGAGAATTCTTCTACATCGTTTTACCATGACGGGATGAGGCTCGGAGAACCCGAGCGCGAGGCATATGATAACTGGGGCAACGCGGAGCCGCCCACGTGGAAAGACCTGGTACTTAAGGCGCGCCTTGATGCAATTGACAGCTCCGCCTGGCTCTTTGCTTCAGAAGGGTCTTCCTCGACTTTTGAGTATGAGGGAATTCCACTGGGTGAGGGGGAACGGCAAGCCTACAAAGAATGGCAAGAGGACGCTCAGCCCACGTGGGAGGACCTCGTCGTTAATGCACGCATGGCAGAACTCGACCATTCTTCTTGGATTACAGACGAGCACAATTCCCTTGAAGAAAACTTAGAGTTTGGGCCCGATGCAAGACAGGCCAGCCTGAAGGACTCGACCGACCAGCGGAAGAGTTCTTCCGCGTCATTTATCTATGATGGAATGAAGCTCGGGGAACCCGAGCATGCTGCATACGAGAACTGGAGCAAACCGGAACGACCGTCATGGGAAGCCCTCATCCTAGATGCGCGCCAGGCTTCCATAGCAAGCTCTTCGGTTTCGAATTCGTTACTTGCAAAGACATCCTCGCCAGTCTTTCTATACGAGGGAATGTCGCTAGGGGATGCGGAACGTCAAGCGTATGGAAGGTGGAGGCAGCCTGCCCAACCGCGATGGCAAAATCTTGTGGTGAACGCGCGCCTTGCGGATCTTGATCCGTTGGCCTGGATTCCCGATGAACATGATCCGTTTGCGGAAGCCGAGGCGCTTAGCCCCACTTCGCAATCGAGTGGCGCCAACAAGTCCAACCGCGCTTTGGGTAATCAATCAGATTCAGGCCGGCCCGCCTTCGCATATCTGGCAGCACAAGAGGCGAGTCACCTGCAATCACCGGCATGCTCACAATTGGAAACGAGGCGTGCATTAAATTTCGGGTCGCCTGGACCGGATGCAAATCCAACGGAAAGCATCGCCAAATGTAATCGTTTGGATGGCGTCAGTAAAATTAAGCGATTAGGCACCAAAGGCCGCCGGGCAGTAAACGCGACTATTCACGGCGGCAAGTTCGGTGCGCAAGGACTGTTGTCCGAAGATTGCGGACAAGCGGCTGAGCCCTCTCCGTCGGAACAAACTACTCGGCCGCGAACCGATAATATTGGTACCTATGCAAGCCGGAAAAACGAACGAGCTCGGCTGGCTACAGAGACCGGGAAATACGAATCGGAGCACATTTTCGGATTTAAGGTCGTCCACGATACTTTGCGGGCGACCAAAGAAGGCCGTCGTCTCGAAAGGCCAATGCCGGCATACCTCGAATACAAGGAGCTTCATCGGCAACACGTAGGGACAGGAAGAGGACGGACTGGACTGGTCGGGCGCGGATGGCCGGATGATGCGAGCTATCGCGCAGATCAAAGGGCAACCCTGTCGGACCCTGTTGCGTCCGCGGAAGGTGCAACAGCTTCAAATGGGTACCAGTTGAACCAGCTGGGCTACGCGCACCAGCTCGCCACCCATGGTCTCCAAAGTGAAACGCCCGATGGGGTTACCATGCCAATTCAAGTTGCGACAATTAGCTACAACTATACAGTGAGCCGTGATCCGGTCCTTTCACCACCCAGCAAAGAACAAGCGCCCCCATTGCTACACCTTGGGCCTCGTGGGCAAACGGAAGCTGTGCTTGCCCGCGAGACCGCATTGACCGGAAAATGGCCAACTCTCGAGCGTGAGTGTCAAGTGTATCAGCGGTTTTTGGCCCTGTACGACGTAAAGAAGGATCTGGACGCCAAACAACTTGGTGTACGGCAGAAAAAGCAGGCACTCGTTGCGGCGTTGAACCGGACCGCCGGCTTAATTGGCGCGTCACCTTTGGAAGCTCAATCGTCGACCGCTGAGGTTGAATATACTACCGACGAGCCCGATGAACGACGGGTTTATGATCCGCGCGATCGAGGCAGAGACAAAGCGTTCAATCGCTGA
- the virE3 gene encoding type IV secretion system virulence effector VirE3 has translation MHGDDVDRTAFVPRRLPAEAAYVDSQVDLAANRQPHCVTCFERLLVQEKDENRRRLWASGKACATSEESCAGGPTLAPGHSGP, from the coding sequence ATGCACGGTGATGATGTTGATCGGACGGCTTTCGTCCCGCGCAGGCTACCGGCTGAAGCCGCTTACGTCGATAGTCAAGTTGACCTGGCGGCAAACCGACAACCTCACTGTGTGACTTGTTTTGAGCGACTTTTGGTTCAAGAGAAAGATGAAAACCGTCGACGATTGTGGGCTTCCGGCAAAGCATGCGCCACGTCTGAAGAGAGTTGTGCAGGAGGCCCTACACTCGCACCGGGCCATTCGGGGCCATGA
- the virE1 gene encoding type IV secretion system effector chaperone VirE1, which produces MVIIKLNANKNMPVLAVEKPQEIHKEELSDHHQSNGFTSLDLEMIELENFVLHCPLPEENLAG; this is translated from the coding sequence ATGGTGATCATCAAGCTAAATGCGAATAAAAACATGCCTGTCTTGGCGGTTGAGAAGCCGCAAGAAATTCACAAAGAGGAGTTGAGCGACCATCACCAGTCAAATGGCTTTACGAGTTTGGATCTCGAAATGATTGAACTGGAGAATTTTGTCCTTCACTGCCCGCTCCCCGAAGAAAACCTAGCCGGCTAA
- a CDS encoding type IV secretion system single-stranded DNA binding effector VirE2: MDPKAEGNGENITETAAGNVETSDFVNLKRQKREGVNSTGMSEIDMTGSQETPEHNMHGSPTHTDDLGPRLDADMLDSQSSHVSSSAQGNRSEVENELSNLFAKMALPGHDRRTDEYILVRQTGQDKFAGTTKGNLDHLPTKAEFNASCRLYRDGVGNYYPPPLAFERIDIPEQLAAQLHNLEPREQSKQCFQYKLEVWNRAHAEMGITGTDIFYQTDKNIKLDRNYKLRPEDRYIQTEKYGRREIQKRYEHQFQAGSLLPDILIKTPQNDIHFSYRFAGDAYANKRFEEFERAIKTKYGSDTEIKLKSKSGIMHDSKYLESWERGSADIRFAEFAGENRAHNKQFPAATVNMGRQPDGQGGMTRDRHVSVDYLLQNLPNSPWTQALKEGKLWDRVQVLARDGNRYMSPSRLEYSDPEHFTQLMDQVGLPVSMGRQSHANSVKFEQFDRQAAVIVADGPNLREVPDLSPEKLQQLSQKDVLIADRNEKGQRTGTYTNVVEYERLMMKLPSDAAQLLAEPSDRYSRAFVRPEPALPPISDSRRTYESRPRGPTVNSL; encoded by the coding sequence ATGGATCCAAAGGCCGAAGGCAATGGTGAAAATATCACTGAGACCGCAGCAGGCAATGTCGAAACTTCTGATTTCGTGAATTTGAAGCGCCAGAAGAGGGAGGGCGTAAATTCCACCGGGATGTCCGAAATTGATATGACGGGTAGCCAAGAAACTCCCGAACACAACATGCACGGAAGCCCGACTCACACGGATGATCTCGGCCCGCGGTTGGATGCGGACATGCTCGATTCTCAGTCAAGTCATGTTTCTAGCAGCGCTCAAGGCAATCGGTCTGAGGTTGAAAATGAGCTATCCAACTTATTCGCGAAGATGGCTTTACCAGGCCATGATCGGCGTACCGACGAGTATATTCTTGTGCGGCAAACCGGACAAGACAAGTTCGCAGGTACTACTAAAGGTAACCTCGATCATCTGCCCACCAAGGCGGAATTCAATGCGAGCTGCCGGCTCTATAGGGATGGAGTCGGCAACTACTATCCCCCGCCCCTCGCATTCGAGAGGATCGATATCCCGGAGCAATTGGCTGCACAATTGCATAACCTGGAGCCAAGAGAACAGAGTAAACAGTGTTTTCAGTACAAGTTGGAAGTCTGGAATCGCGCTCACGCAGAGATGGGCATCACTGGCACCGACATCTTCTATCAAACAGACAAGAATATTAAGCTCGACCGAAATTATAAATTGAGGCCTGAGGATAGATATATACAAACAGAGAAATACGGGCGCAGAGAAATTCAAAAACGCTATGAGCACCAGTTTCAAGCTGGTTCACTGCTGCCGGATATCTTAATCAAGACCCCGCAAAATGATATACATTTCTCGTACAGGTTTGCGGGCGACGCTTACGCTAACAAGCGATTTGAGGAATTCGAACGCGCAATCAAAACTAAATACGGTAGCGATACCGAGATCAAGCTCAAATCCAAATCTGGGATTATGCATGACTCCAAATATTTGGAATCATGGGAGCGGGGCAGTGCGGATATCCGTTTCGCAGAGTTCGCCGGCGAGAATCGAGCTCACAACAAGCAGTTTCCGGCTGCGACTGTGAATATGGGAAGGCAGCCAGATGGCCAGGGAGGGATGACTCGCGATCGCCATGTAAGCGTTGACTACCTATTGCAAAACCTACCCAACTCCCCTTGGACGCAAGCCTTGAAAGAGGGAAAGTTGTGGGATCGAGTTCAGGTCCTTGCTCGCGACGGAAACCGTTACATGTCACCTTCAAGACTGGAATATTCCGACCCCGAACACTTTACCCAACTGATGGATCAAGTTGGTCTGCCCGTGTCGATGGGTCGGCAAAGTCATGCGAATAGTGTCAAGTTTGAGCAGTTTGACAGACAGGCAGCGGTTATTGTTGCGGATGGCCCGAACTTACGTGAGGTTCCAGATTTGTCCCCGGAAAAGTTGCAACAACTGTCTCAAAAAGATGTCCTGATAGCGGATCGCAATGAAAAGGGGCAAAGAACCGGCACTTACACTAATGTTGTGGAATA